The bacterium genome window below encodes:
- a CDS encoding HPr-rel-A system PqqD family peptide chaperone: protein MMILKKNVAISESGFVFDPTTGDSFSLNPVGQEILELIKQGKNQNEITGLIISKYDVDQNSFERYFIDFLSTLKQMQLVEEHE, encoded by the coding sequence ATCATGATCCTAAAGAAGAATGTTGCAATAAGCGAGTCGGGTTTTGTTTTTGACCCAACAACAGGCGATTCCTTTTCTCTTAATCCTGTTGGACAGGAGATATTGGAATTGATAAAACAAGGTAAAAATCAGAATGAAATAACCGGTTTGATCATATCGAAATACGACGTTGATCAAAATTCGTTCGAGCGGTATTTTATTGATTTCTTGTCCACGCTGAAACAAATGCAGTTAGTTGAAGAACATGAATAA
- a CDS encoding DNA-binding protein: MKSSLFFSISAFLLLTVLSSSVYSQGWWKFRGSGGWGHKGNYHRLYDTKTVETLSGTIMEIDTITPLKGMSNGIHLMIKTDKEQISVHLGPAWYIDNQDIDLSKNDKVEVKGSRVTIDGKPVIITAELKRGDDTLKLRDDNGFPAWSGWRRR; encoded by the coding sequence ATGAAATCAAGTTTGTTTTTTTCAATTTCAGCGTTTTTGTTATTGACAGTTTTATCTTCATCCGTTTATTCACAGGGTTGGTGGAAATTCCGAGGCAGCGGCGGCTGGGGACATAAAGGAAATTATCACAGGCTGTACGATACTAAGACCGTGGAAACGCTAAGCGGAACAATCATGGAAATTGATACCATCACGCCTTTGAAAGGAATGTCAAACGGTATTCACCTTATGATAAAAACGGACAAAGAACAGATCTCCGTTCATCTCGGGCCGGCGTGGTACATCGACAATCAGGATATTGATCTTTCAAAAAACGATAAGGTCGAGGTTAAGGGTTCGCGTGTAACCATTGACGGCAAGCCGGTTATTATCACTGCGGAACTGAAAAGAGGCGACGATACGTTGAAACTCAGAGACGATAACGGATTTCCTGCCTGGAGCGGTTGGCGTCGGCGTTAA
- a CDS encoding DUF2141 domain-containing protein encodes MKKITKHFRLLWIGLILLISSSSFKEQTEVTGFSLTVEVKGLRNSNGVVVFALYNREDAFPDENYKKYFKILTGRIMNGTSSVMFENLPQGKYAVNVLHDENNDGRIKKGLMLPLEGIGFSNYQSIGLTNRPSFDNAAFDLDKDLKVIVKVIYM; translated from the coding sequence ATGAAAAAGATAACTAAACATTTTCGCCTGCTATGGATTGGCTTGATTTTATTGATTTCATCCTCTTCATTCAAAGAGCAGACTGAGGTAACCGGTTTTTCGTTAACCGTAGAGGTTAAGGGACTTCGGAATTCCAACGGCGTTGTCGTCTTTGCACTTTATAACAGAGAAGATGCGTTTCCTGATGAAAACTATAAAAAATATTTTAAAATTCTTACAGGAAGAATTATGAACGGCACATCCTCTGTAATGTTTGAAAACTTACCTCAGGGTAAATATGCTGTTAATGTATTACACGATGAAAACAATGATGGCAGAATAAAAAAGGGTTTAATGTTACCCCTGGAGGGAATTGGTTTTTCAAATTACCAGTCCATTGGATTAACTAACCGACCCTCATTTGATAATGCGGCATTTGATCTGGATAAAGACTTGAAGGTTATTGTAAAAGTAATATATATGTAA
- a CDS encoding DUF3943 domain-containing protein yields MKKNKVVMLLQIIAIFTSWSSYAQDREVPLQNLSPSMEIVNPKNYWLPAVEVAGLNIGVWSYSKFFTNRNWPNINLNSVKRNFQTGFKWDPDGYIGNQFAHPYHGGMYFSAARANGLGFWESAPYALGGSLMWEYFMESVPPSYNDIVNTPVTGILLGEISFRVSNLILDESTNGFERLFRESGAFVINPMHGLNRLIKGDTWKNGKSFKQKEFYPQISFGVNDVFLSRKLSKNNTYAFFAFDFSYGNRFSVSQHKDPFDYFTFHTEASVNTNDYIFGVFASGVLWDTKINMFGNPKDVIGVYKEVDLIINTVYKLSATSVSGQFIDNFDIASITVQNSFSLSAILMGATNSQYATEFGRNYNIGPGASASVSSSLRIKNYGRVHFSYKRYWIHTLSGAESEEFVGLLKAGTTYELNSFLNIGMDFLLYERFGNYAAFPDTKTANSALRLFAQLSF; encoded by the coding sequence TTGAAAAAAAATAAAGTCGTGATGCTTTTGCAAATCATTGCTATTTTTACTTCCTGGTCTTCTTATGCTCAAGACCGCGAAGTGCCTTTGCAGAATTTGAGTCCATCTATGGAAATTGTAAATCCAAAAAACTATTGGTTGCCGGCCGTTGAAGTGGCCGGATTAAACATTGGTGTGTGGAGTTATAGTAAGTTCTTCACGAATCGTAACTGGCCGAATATAAACTTGAATTCAGTTAAGCGAAATTTCCAGACGGGTTTTAAGTGGGACCCCGATGGATACATTGGTAATCAATTCGCACATCCTTATCATGGCGGCATGTATTTTAGTGCTGCACGGGCAAACGGTTTAGGATTTTGGGAGTCGGCACCTTACGCACTTGGAGGAAGTTTGATGTGGGAATATTTTATGGAATCTGTACCGCCATCGTACAATGATATCGTGAATACACCTGTTACGGGAATTCTTCTGGGTGAGATATCCTTCAGAGTGTCAAACTTGATCCTCGACGAAAGTACTAACGGATTTGAACGACTATTCAGAGAATCCGGCGCATTCGTAATAAACCCGATGCATGGGCTCAATCGGTTAATCAAAGGAGACACGTGGAAGAACGGAAAATCGTTCAAGCAAAAGGAATTCTACCCCCAGATATCTTTTGGTGTTAACGACGTATTCTTAAGCAGAAAACTCTCCAAGAATAACACCTATGCGTTTTTTGCCTTTGATTTTAGCTATGGGAACCGGTTCAGTGTTTCGCAGCATAAAGATCCATTTGACTACTTCACTTTTCACACAGAAGCCAGTGTTAATACAAATGATTACATCTTTGGCGTTTTTGCAAGCGGCGTATTATGGGATACGAAGATCAATATGTTTGGAAACCCAAAGGATGTTATCGGCGTTTATAAGGAAGTCGATCTCATTATCAATACGGTTTATAAACTATCAGCAACAAGTGTTTCGGGACAGTTCATTGATAATTTTGATATCGCTTCAATAACAGTGCAAAACTCTTTCTCCCTTTCTGCAATTTTGATGGGAGCAACGAATTCACAGTATGCAACGGAGTTTGGGAGGAATTACAATATTGGACCGGGGGCAAGTGCTAGTGTCAGCTCAAGTCTACGCATCAAGAATTATGGCAGAGTCCATTTCAGTTACAAAAGGTATTGGATTCACACGTTGAGCGGTGCTGAAAGCGAGGAATTTGTTGGACTGTTAAAGGCCGGCACAACATACGAACTTAATTCGTTTCTAAATATTGGAATGGATTTTCTGCTCTATGAACGATTTGGCAACTACGCTGCCTTCCCTGATACCAAAACGGCTAATTCTGCTTTAAGGTTATTCGCACAACTGAGTTTTTGA